In Seonamhaeicola sp. S2-3, the genomic window GTTGTTGTATTTCTAGTTTGGTTGCAAAATTTTCTATTTGTGAAGGATCATTTAATAAATCTGTATTAAAATCGTTTTGGGTTAAAATTTCCTGATTTAATTTAGAGCCAAAAGCCATTAAAGGGTTAGTGGTAGCCATACCAGTATGACTTACCGTAATGTTGGGTAGAAAAACCGCATTGGTTTGTCTGTAATCTGCTCTTGCCTGTTTAAATTCTTCTTCAGAAATTTTTAAATCTATATTCTTTTCTGAAACAATATGTAACACTTCTTCTTTTGAGATAGAAATTACTTCTTGAGCGTTTAAAGTGAATACTGTTGTTAGTAGCAACACTGTAATAATATAATATATGCTTTGTTTCATTAGTATTATTTGTTTGGTGCAAATTTAAACTAGCTTAGTGCAGATGTTTGTAACATAGGTTACTCTCATATTTAAGTATCAATTATTATTAAAGAAAAAGCACTTAAAAAATTAAGCACTTTTAACTGTCAACACAAAGACACAACGTCTTAATTGATACTATTTAATAGTTTAGTTTGGGTTTTAACTTTGTTTACGTTTGTGCATTGGAAACCCTTTTCTTTTTTCTTCGTTATAATGATTTTCAAACCATTCTGGTTGGTCTATATCATTATCATATAAATAATCTGAAATGAGATTTAAATTTTCTTTAGTAATTGATAATTTTGGCATTACACCAAATCTTTTAACAGCACCATACATTTTTGCATTACCTTCTGTTGGGTTGTTAAACCAATTTTGGATGCTTTTAACAAATTCTTCTTTTGTAGTACTAGAAGAAGCATAGCGTTTTTTAACTGCAATCATTGGTGGTGCTAATCGGTTATCATGATTTGCTGTTGCGCTATGACAAATGATACATTGAGTTTCCATTAGGTTTTTCCCAGGATGTATCTCTTTAGAAACACCATCATTAATTGAATATGATGACCTTTTTATTTGCTGACAACTAAATAAAACAGAAACAAATAAAAAGTAAATAAGTCCTTTCATTATGAATACTTTACACAGTTAAAAGTACCATTAAAAAAAGCGCTTTAAGTAACATTTGTTACATAATAAAAATAAAGAAAAAACCACTTTTTCTCTAACTAGAAAAGAAGTGGTTTTCTCTTAAAAAAAGAAGTTATACTAATACTTTTACCAGAAAATAGCGTACAATACAGCTAAAATAATCATGACAACAAATGACCCTACATTAAATAAAGGGGTGGTTTTAAATAAGCCTTTGGTTAAAGGAATTCCTTTAGGATCATCAGCTCCTTTAGTTTCAATATTACTTAAAATCATAATGATTGCCATTGAAAGTAATGTTGTTAGTCCCATTTGATGCATCCAAGGTGCTAACCATTCAAAAGGCTCCACGTGCTTTGGTAAAACTTTAAGCACTAATGCCACTGG contains:
- a CDS encoding c-type cytochrome, with protein sequence MKGLIYFLFVSVLFSCQQIKRSSYSINDGVSKEIHPGKNLMETQCIICHSATANHDNRLAPPMIAVKKRYASSSTTKEEFVKSIQNWFNNPTEGNAKMYGAVKRFGVMPKLSITKENLNLISDYLYDNDIDQPEWFENHYNEEKRKGFPMHKRKQS